Proteins from a single region of Coprobacter tertius:
- the ubiE gene encoding bifunctional demethylmenaquinone methyltransferase/2-methoxy-6-polyprenyl-1,4-benzoquinol methylase UbiE codes for MNKYKTENILPYNESESKSTQVRKMFDSIAPAYDKLNRIMTFGIDRRWRKEAVKILCSYAPQYILDIATGTGDLAFLLNRSLRPEKIIGADISEGMLEIAREKTKKYGFERDMKFECQDCLSLTYEDNTFNAITVAYGVRNFENLDKGFSEMYRVLAPEGILMVIELSTPQKFPLKQFYNLYSRYFIPFVGSLISKDKKAYTYLPKSVAVVPQGKEMLKVFQNAGFKNTRYKQMTFGICTIYVGEK; via the coding sequence ATGAATAAGTACAAAACAGAGAATATACTTCCTTATAACGAGAGCGAAAGCAAAAGTACTCAGGTACGAAAAATGTTCGACTCGATCGCCCCGGCATACGATAAACTCAACCGAATCATGACTTTCGGGATCGACCGCCGCTGGAGAAAAGAAGCTGTAAAGATACTTTGTTCGTACGCCCCTCAATATATCCTCGATATAGCGACCGGTACCGGTGATCTGGCATTTTTACTCAACCGTTCCCTCCGTCCCGAAAAAATCATAGGAGCCGATATTTCGGAGGGTATGTTGGAAATTGCACGGGAAAAAACAAAAAAATACGGATTCGAACGAGATATGAAATTCGAATGCCAAGACTGTCTTTCTCTTACTTACGAAGATAATACCTTCAACGCGATTACCGTCGCTTACGGAGTACGTAACTTCGAAAATCTCGACAAAGGTTTCAGCGAAATGTACCGGGTACTGGCACCTGAAGGCATATTGATGGTCATAGAATTATCTACTCCGCAAAAATTCCCGTTAAAACAATTCTACAATTTATATTCCCGTTACTTCATTCCTTTTGTAGGCAGCCTCATTTCGAAAGACAAAAAAGCATACACTTATCTGCCCAAATCGGTTGCAGTTGTTCCTCAAGGCAAAGAAATGCTTAAAGTTTTTCAAAACGCCGGGTTCAAAAATACCCGATACAAACAGATGACCTTTGGTATTTGCACGATCTATGTAGGGGAAAAATAA
- a CDS encoding A1S_2505 family phage non-structural protein has protein sequence MKNIRITEEVITALDPEEIFVFGSNLNGFHAGGAAHTACRWGAKWGQGEGLQGNTYAIPTMFGTVEEIKPYVDRFIAFAREHSEMKFLVTPVGCGIAGFSPVEIAPLFEGAVDLDNICLPRVFWENITG, from the coding sequence ATGAAAAATATAAGGATAACGGAAGAGGTAATTACGGCACTCGATCCGGAGGAGATATTTGTATTCGGAAGCAACCTGAATGGATTTCATGCCGGCGGAGCTGCCCATACCGCTTGTCGTTGGGGTGCAAAGTGGGGGCAGGGCGAAGGCTTGCAAGGGAATACTTACGCTATACCTACTATGTTTGGTACGGTTGAAGAAATAAAACCGTATGTCGACCGGTTTATCGCTTTTGCCCGTGAACATTCGGAGATGAAATTTCTTGTAACACCTGTGGGATGTGGAATAGCCGGTTTTTCACCGGTAGAGATAGCCCCGTTATTTGAGGGTGCAGTAGATTTAGATAACATATGTCTTCCTCGTGTTTTCTGGGAAAATATTACAGGTTAA
- a CDS encoding rhamnulokinase: protein MKQHTMLAFDLGATSGRGIIGTLNNNRLETYEISRFPNRVINIHGKLYWNLLSIFESMKETLAECVRRKIPVDSIGIDTWGVDFVYLGKDGSLLSMPRAYRDPYTERIPEQYFTHIPREEVYRITGTQIMNFNSVYQLYAARKENYAPHLHADKILFIPDALAYLLTGKCVCEYTIASTAQLLNARSREIEPALLQPAGMGKDVFPGIVFPGEKIGLLSELISRETGFPRVPVISVAGHDTASAIAAVPAQDEKFAYLSSGTWSLMGIELEEPIITKDSYRMNFTNEGGIEGTIRFLKNITGMWILEECLKIWKRNDKPYDYEEIILMAQKEKPFQRFIDPDSPTFACPKDMLKAIAEYCSETGQLPPENGAETVRCIFDSLAMKYNYVLGRLKKFAPFPIEKLHIIGGGAKNPLLNQFTANTTGIPVISGPAEATAIGNLLLQAKALGLVENRHDMRRIIRNGIRMETFMPVETDKWQKAYREFLNITRLEE, encoded by the coding sequence ATGAAACAACACACGATGCTTGCCTTCGATCTGGGAGCTACCAGCGGTCGCGGAATTATAGGAACTTTAAATAATAACCGACTCGAAACCTACGAAATATCTCGATTCCCGAATCGTGTCATAAATATACACGGTAAATTATACTGGAATTTATTGTCGATCTTCGAATCTATGAAAGAAACGTTGGCCGAATGCGTCCGCAGGAAAATACCAGTAGATTCGATCGGGATCGATACATGGGGGGTCGATTTCGTTTATCTGGGGAAAGACGGCTCGTTGCTTTCCATGCCCCGCGCCTACCGCGATCCCTATACCGAAAGAATACCCGAGCAATATTTTACGCACATTCCACGAGAAGAAGTTTACCGAATAACCGGAACACAAATCATGAATTTCAATTCGGTTTACCAGTTATACGCCGCCCGGAAAGAAAACTATGCCCCTCATCTGCACGCCGACAAAATATTGTTCATTCCCGATGCTCTCGCCTATCTGCTAACGGGAAAATGCGTTTGTGAATATACGATCGCCAGTACGGCGCAATTACTGAACGCCCGTTCCCGTGAAATAGAACCTGCTCTGTTACAACCGGCAGGTATGGGAAAAGACGTATTTCCCGGCATCGTTTTCCCGGGAGAAAAAATAGGACTGCTTTCCGAGCTCATCTCTCGGGAAACGGGATTTCCACGCGTACCGGTTATCTCGGTGGCCGGACACGATACCGCCTCTGCCATCGCTGCCGTTCCGGCGCAGGATGAAAAATTCGCATACCTGAGTTCGGGTACCTGGAGTCTGATGGGGATAGAGTTGGAAGAACCTATCATTACCAAAGATTCTTACCGTATGAATTTCACCAATGAGGGCGGCATCGAGGGCACGATACGTTTCCTGAAAAACATAACCGGCATGTGGATATTGGAAGAATGCTTAAAAATATGGAAACGTAATGATAAGCCATACGATTACGAGGAAATCATTCTTATGGCTCAGAAAGAAAAACCGTTCCAACGCTTTATCGATCCTGATTCTCCGACATTCGCTTGCCCGAAGGATATGCTTAAGGCGATTGCTGAATATTGTTCGGAAACGGGACAACTTCCTCCCGAAAATGGAGCGGAAACCGTCAGGTGTATTTTCGATAGTCTGGCCATGAAATACAATTATGTGTTGGGGCGTCTCAAAAAATTCGCTCCTTTCCCGATCGAAAAACTACATATTATCGGAGGCGGCGCAAAAAATCCGCTTTTAAATCAGTTTACCGCTAATACTACCGGAATACCCGTTATCAGCGGGCCGGCCGAAGCTACGGCTATCGGCAATCTGCTGTTACAGGCTAAGGCTTTAGGATTAGTAGAAAACCGGCATGACATGCGCAGAATCATACGCAACGGAATCCGAATGGAAACATTCATGCCCGTAGAAACCGATAAGTGGCAAAAAGCTTACCGGGAATTTCTGAACATCACCCGGCTCGAAGAATAA
- a CDS encoding NCS2 family permease produces the protein MWKRLLGFDPATMKVRTEILAGITTFLTMSYILAVNPAILSLTGMDKGAVFTATAVSSIIATLIMALWAKLPFALAPGMGLNAFFAFTVCLGMGNSWEFALTAVLIEGILFILLTLSNLREAIVNAIPMSLKNAIGAGIGLFIAFIGLQNAGIITSNDSTLVSLGNITSSSPLLALIGIVIVSVLLIRKVKGALLIGILVTTLIGIPMGVTNYRGILDWPPSVAPTFFKFDFSGIFTPQMGLTVFTLLFLDMFDTIGTLVGVSTRAGMMKDGKIPNAKQAFMADAVGTTLGAMLGTSTVSTYVESSSGVAQGGRSGMTALTVAAGFIIALLFSPLFLSIPGAATCPVLVLVGLFMLSPIKDIDLDDYSESIPSFICIITIPMAYSISDGIVLGLISYVLINLLCGKRKKLTLPMYIMALLFTLKYIL, from the coding sequence ATGTGGAAAAGATTGCTGGGGTTTGATCCCGCTACGATGAAAGTACGTACCGAAATACTGGCCGGTATAACTACTTTTTTGACGATGTCGTATATACTGGCTGTTAATCCGGCGATTTTATCTCTTACGGGAATGGATAAAGGAGCCGTATTTACCGCTACGGCTGTATCTTCGATAATTGCGACGCTTATAATGGCGCTGTGGGCTAAATTACCGTTTGCATTGGCTCCGGGTATGGGTTTGAATGCGTTTTTCGCCTTTACCGTATGCCTGGGAATGGGAAATAGTTGGGAGTTTGCTCTTACAGCCGTGCTTATCGAAGGGATTCTTTTTATATTGCTTACGTTGTCGAATTTACGGGAAGCGATCGTAAATGCGATTCCGATGTCTCTGAAAAATGCGATAGGCGCGGGTATCGGATTGTTTATCGCGTTTATAGGATTACAAAATGCCGGGATTATAACATCCAATGATTCTACACTCGTTTCGTTGGGAAATATTACTTCGAGTTCGCCGTTGCTTGCATTGATCGGAATTGTGATTGTATCGGTACTGTTGATTCGGAAAGTTAAGGGAGCCCTTCTTATCGGTATTTTGGTAACAACACTTATCGGTATCCCTATGGGGGTAACGAATTATAGAGGGATCCTCGACTGGCCGCCTTCGGTAGCACCCACATTCTTTAAATTCGATTTTTCCGGGATATTTACCCCGCAAATGGGACTTACCGTATTTACTTTATTATTTCTCGATATGTTCGATACGATAGGTACGCTGGTAGGCGTCTCTACCCGTGCGGGTATGATGAAAGACGGAAAGATTCCGAATGCGAAACAAGCATTTATGGCCGATGCCGTAGGTACTACACTCGGGGCTATGTTGGGTACCAGTACGGTATCTACCTATGTCGAGAGTTCATCGGGAGTAGCACAGGGAGGACGTTCGGGAATGACAGCCCTTACGGTGGCTGCCGGATTTATTATTGCGTTATTATTTTCTCCGTTGTTCTTATCCATACCGGGAGCGGCCACTTGTCCTGTTTTGGTATTGGTAGGGTTGTTTATGCTGTCGCCTATCAAAGATATCGATCTCGATGATTATTCGGAGTCCATCCCTTCTTTTATTTGTATAATTACGATACCTATGGCTTATAGTATATCCGACGGTATCGTATTGGGGCTTATCAGTTATGTTCTCATTAATCTTTTGTGCGGTAAGCGTAAAAAACTGACTTTGCCTATGTATATTATGGCCCTTTTGTTTACACTGAAATATATTTTGTAA
- a CDS encoding M64 family metallopeptidase encodes MKKSLTILSFFIFVITVSGQDFDTYFQDTTLRVDYLFSGNIKQQKISLDHLSSIPCWAGRRHNLDALPLEGNGQITMRDIATEEIIYRMSFSSLFQEWLTTDEAKRLSKGFENTFTLPYPRRTAEICVTLTDNRGKIAASLTHLIDPADILIEKKQKSPSHPFKYLLKNGSYKDCIDIAILAEGYTAAETELFYKDARIACDNLFSHEPFSKMKKRFNVIAVASASDNSGVSTPRHNDWRNTVFGSHFDTFYSPRYLTTKNVKTVHDILTGIPYEHIVILANTDVYGGGGIYNAFTLTSTHHDQFGPVIVHEFGHSFGGLADEYFYENDIFSESYPNDTEPWEQNITTLVDFGSKWKDMLAPGTPIPDKYTPKNGDCRTLGIYEGAGYSAKGVYRSTPDCRMKSNEAREFCPVCRRALERLILFYTE; translated from the coding sequence ATGAAAAAGAGTTTAACTATACTGTCATTTTTTATATTTGTCATAACGGTTTCCGGACAAGATTTCGATACTTATTTTCAAGATACCACCTTGCGAGTCGACTATCTGTTTTCAGGAAATATCAAACAGCAAAAAATCAGTCTCGACCATTTATCGAGCATTCCCTGCTGGGCAGGACGCCGGCACAATCTCGACGCTTTACCCTTGGAAGGAAACGGACAAATAACCATGAGAGACATTGCTACAGAAGAAATCATTTATCGCATGTCGTTTTCATCTCTTTTTCAGGAATGGTTAACCACCGACGAAGCCAAGCGACTTTCTAAAGGATTCGAGAATACATTTACACTGCCCTATCCCCGGCGAACTGCCGAGATATGCGTTACGCTAACCGATAACCGGGGCAAAATTGCCGCTTCTCTCACGCACCTTATAGATCCGGCCGACATACTCATCGAAAAAAAACAGAAAAGCCCCTCGCATCCTTTTAAATATTTGTTGAAGAACGGAAGTTATAAAGATTGTATCGATATCGCCATTTTAGCCGAAGGCTATACCGCCGCCGAAACTGAATTATTTTATAAAGACGCCCGAATTGCCTGCGACAACCTATTCTCGCACGAGCCTTTTAGCAAAATGAAAAAACGGTTCAATGTCATCGCCGTTGCTTCAGCATCGGATAATAGCGGTGTAAGTACTCCCCGTCACAACGATTGGCGCAATACGGTATTCGGATCTCACTTCGACACATTTTATTCTCCACGTTACCTGACGACAAAAAATGTAAAAACCGTACACGATATTTTAACCGGTATTCCGTACGAACACATTGTCATTCTGGCCAACACCGATGTATATGGAGGTGGAGGCATATATAACGCATTCACGCTTACCTCGACACATCATGACCAGTTCGGCCCGGTTATAGTACATGAATTCGGACACAGTTTCGGAGGACTGGCCGACGAATATTTTTACGAAAACGATATTTTTTCAGAAAGTTATCCAAATGACACCGAACCTTGGGAACAAAACATTACCACCCTCGTAGATTTCGGAAGTAAATGGAAAGATATGCTTGCCCCCGGCACTCCCATTCCCGATAAATACACCCCAAAAAACGGAGACTGTCGTACTCTGGGGATATACGAAGGAGCCGGCTATTCGGCTAAAGGAGTTTACCGCAGTACTCCCGATTGCAGAATGAAAAGTAATGAAGCCCGGGAATTCTGTCCCGTATGCCGTCGAGCCCTCGAGCGTTTGATTCTTTTTTATACCGAATAA
- a CDS encoding phosphoribosylaminoimidazolesuccinocarboxamide synthase — protein MKNALIRTDFNFPGQVGVYHGKVRDVYNIDNELLVMVATDRISAFDVILPEGIPYKGQVLNQIASKFLDATTDIVPNWKIAVPDPMVTIGVRCEPFKVEMVIRGYLTGSAWRAYKAGERTLCGITLPDGMIENQKFPTPIVTPTTKADAGHDENISKEEIIAQGLVSKEDYEQLEKYTQALFKRGTEMAAEKGLILVDTKYEFGKKDGKIILIDEIHTPDSSRYFYADGYEERLAKGEEQRQLSKEFVRQWLIQNGFQGKDGQKVPEMTEAYCNSVSDRYIELYEHIVGEKFTKADGNNLAARIENNVTEFLNNRK, from the coding sequence ATGAAAAATGCTTTAATAAGAACAGATTTCAACTTCCCGGGACAGGTGGGAGTTTATCACGGAAAAGTACGCGATGTATATAACATCGATAACGAATTACTGGTAATGGTAGCCACCGATCGTATTTCGGCCTTCGATGTTATTTTGCCCGAAGGTATCCCTTATAAAGGACAAGTACTGAATCAAATCGCGTCTAAATTCCTCGATGCGACAACCGATATCGTTCCTAACTGGAAGATTGCCGTTCCCGATCCTATGGTAACCATAGGTGTACGGTGCGAACCTTTTAAAGTTGAAATGGTGATCCGCGGATACCTCACCGGGAGTGCCTGGCGCGCATACAAGGCCGGAGAAAGAACACTTTGCGGTATTACTTTACCCGATGGTATGATTGAAAACCAGAAGTTTCCGACCCCGATCGTAACACCGACTACCAAAGCTGATGCCGGTCATGATGAAAATATCTCTAAGGAAGAAATCATCGCCCAGGGTCTCGTATCGAAAGAAGATTACGAACAGCTCGAAAAATATACACAAGCCCTTTTTAAAAGAGGTACCGAGATGGCTGCAGAAAAAGGACTCATTCTTGTAGATACCAAATATGAGTTCGGGAAAAAAGACGGAAAAATAATTCTCATCGACGAAATACACACTCCCGATTCTTCTCGTTACTTTTACGCAGACGGATATGAAGAACGACTAGCAAAAGGGGAGGAACAACGTCAGTTATCGAAAGAATTTGTTCGCCAATGGCTCATACAAAACGGATTCCAGGGAAAAGACGGACAAAAAGTTCCTGAAATGACCGAAGCATATTGCAATAGCGTTTCGGATCGTTATATCGAATTATACGAACACATCGTAGGTGAAAAATTCACAAAAGCAGACGGCAACAATCTTGCCGCACGTATCGAAAATAATGTAACTGAATTCCTGAACAACAGAAAATAA
- a CDS encoding AraC family transcriptional regulator produces MRKGRKDLLKYLTINDDDERWGIVCTTVGYQTVLPGADYPVLRHPDKYNFKFQGRILNEYQLVYIVEGRGYFASESCRKVRVTAGTMIQLFPGEWHTYKPDKDTGWVEYWVGFRGVNIDNRVKEGFFSKDCPVRRIGISDTIMGLYDRILRYAEEEKSGYQQLISSIVLHLLGLVYYKDQNCSYTDGVLVDKLNKARSIMRETVDTPVSLEEIAREVGMGYSWFRRVFKQYTGMSPVKYQMQQRLARAKELLGNTAMTVTEVAYTLGFTTVSQFSVFFKKMEGMTASEFKERFSR; encoded by the coding sequence ATGAGAAAAGGTCGTAAAGATTTATTGAAATATCTTACCATAAATGACGATGACGAGAGATGGGGGATTGTGTGTACGACGGTCGGTTACCAAACCGTATTGCCGGGGGCGGATTATCCTGTATTGCGACACCCCGATAAATATAATTTTAAGTTTCAGGGACGCATCCTGAATGAATACCAACTGGTGTATATTGTCGAAGGGAGAGGTTATTTCGCTTCGGAGTCTTGTCGTAAGGTAAGAGTTACGGCGGGTACGATGATACAGCTTTTCCCCGGAGAGTGGCATACTTATAAACCCGATAAAGATACGGGCTGGGTAGAGTATTGGGTAGGTTTTAGAGGAGTGAATATAGATAATCGGGTAAAAGAGGGCTTCTTTTCGAAAGATTGTCCGGTACGCCGTATCGGTATCAGCGATACGATTATGGGATTGTATGACCGTATTTTGCGGTATGCCGAAGAGGAAAAAAGCGGATATCAGCAACTGATTTCGAGTATTGTACTGCATTTATTGGGGCTCGTTTATTATAAAGATCAGAATTGTTCTTATACCGATGGTGTTCTGGTGGACAAGTTGAATAAGGCACGCAGTATAATGAGGGAAACGGTAGATACACCGGTTTCTCTCGAAGAGATAGCCCGGGAAGTAGGTATGGGTTATTCCTGGTTCCGTAGGGTATTTAAACAATATACGGGGATGTCTCCCGTAAAATATCAAATGCAGCAACGGTTGGCGCGAGCCAAAGAGTTGTTAGGAAATACCGCAATGACTGTTACCGAGGTAGCATATACATTGGGGTTTACCACAGTGAGCCAGTTTTCTGTCTTTTTTAAGAAAATGGAGGGAATGACAGCCAGCGAATTTAAGGAACGTTTTTCGAGATAA
- a CDS encoding arginase family protein — protein MGKTIRLIYPQWQGGVVAHWMPDIPAEDASRGYYWGAKLLDMLSPETSLETVEVPVSLKIGERTVVDGVCDRDIILEQTQAALSELRKSDPDKIVTLGGECSVSVVPFTYLAEKYPDDIAVVWIDAHPDINFPYDEYKGYHAMALAACLGIGDKKIMSLLPAKVDAAKVLIVGLRAWEKEGGTKERQKELGIKSLSPSEVAVDSSAIMKWLKDTGVSKAVVHFDLDALDPAEIIAGVGVEPGGLKIEETVRIINDIASKYDLVGLTIAEPMPRIAIKLKNMLDRLPLLKE, from the coding sequence ATGGGAAAAACGATTCGATTGATTTATCCTCAGTGGCAAGGGGGAGTAGTTGCTCATTGGATGCCCGATATTCCGGCTGAAGATGCTTCGAGAGGATATTATTGGGGGGCGAAATTATTGGATATGTTGTCTCCTGAGACTTCTCTGGAAACAGTTGAAGTTCCGGTATCTTTAAAGATTGGAGAAAGAACGGTTGTGGATGGAGTTTGTGACCGGGATATTATCCTTGAGCAGACCCAGGCGGCTTTATCGGAGTTACGGAAAAGTGATCCTGATAAAATAGTTACTTTGGGGGGAGAGTGTTCGGTAAGTGTAGTACCTTTTACCTATTTGGCCGAAAAGTATCCCGATGATATAGCGGTTGTCTGGATCGATGCTCATCCCGATATAAATTTCCCTTATGATGAGTATAAGGGATATCATGCGATGGCTTTAGCGGCATGTTTAGGGATAGGTGATAAAAAAATTATGAGTCTTTTACCGGCAAAAGTAGATGCTGCGAAAGTATTGATTGTCGGATTGAGGGCTTGGGAAAAAGAGGGCGGTACAAAAGAAAGGCAAAAAGAATTGGGCATAAAAAGCCTGTCTCCTTCTGAGGTGGCGGTAGATAGTTCGGCTATTATGAAATGGCTAAAAGATACAGGAGTTTCAAAAGCCGTCGTGCATTTCGATCTGGATGCGTTGGATCCGGCTGAAATTATTGCCGGTGTAGGGGTTGAGCCGGGTGGATTGAAAATAGAGGAAACCGTCAGAATTATAAATGATATCGCTTCGAAATATGATTTGGTAGGATTGACAATTGCCGAGCCAATGCCTCGTATCGCTATTAAATTGAAAAATATGCTCGATCGGTTACCGTTGTTGAAAGAATAA
- a CDS encoding L-rhamnose isomerase, translated as MKNKEFVTKAYELARKRYATLDIDTEKAIEKLQNIPLSLHCWQTDDVTGLEHTENELSGGIQVTGNYPGKARNIEEIRNDLVKAASFLGGNHRISLHASYGDFKGEKVDRDQIEPRHFESWMKWAKENNLKLDFNSTSFSHPKSGELTLANPDKSIRDFWIEHTKRCRRIAEEMGKYQGSPCVMNLWIHDGSKDSTVNRLKYRSILKDSLDEIFSVPYSNMIDCIEAKLFGIGAESYTVGSYDFYLGYGVKNNKRVTLDTGHFHLTESVADKISSLLLFTPGIMLHVSRPIRWDSDHVTIVNDDTLDLAREIIRCDALDKVNIGLDYFDGSINRIGAYVIGSRATQKCLLQALLEPLEQLREYEADHRYFERLALLEEAKSLPWNAVWDYFCLINNVPVGEEYIAEVCKYEEEVTGKRR; from the coding sequence ATGAAAAACAAAGAATTCGTTACTAAAGCCTATGAATTAGCCAGGAAAAGATATGCAACCTTAGATATCGATACCGAGAAAGCTATTGAAAAACTACAAAATATCCCCTTGTCTCTGCATTGCTGGCAAACCGATGATGTAACCGGCCTCGAACATACTGAAAACGAATTGAGCGGTGGAATTCAGGTAACGGGGAACTATCCCGGAAAAGCCCGCAATATCGAAGAAATACGAAACGATCTGGTAAAAGCCGCTTCTTTTCTGGGAGGCAACCATCGTATCAGCCTGCATGCCAGTTACGGAGACTTTAAAGGAGAAAAAGTCGACCGAGATCAGATCGAGCCCCGGCATTTTGAAAGCTGGATGAAATGGGCCAAAGAAAATAACCTGAAACTCGATTTCAATTCCACCTCGTTCTCCCATCCCAAAAGCGGAGAACTCACCCTTGCCAACCCGGATAAATCGATACGGGATTTTTGGATCGAGCATACCAAAAGATGTCGCCGGATCGCAGAAGAAATGGGGAAATATCAGGGATCTCCTTGCGTTATGAACTTATGGATACATGACGGATCGAAAGACAGTACCGTAAACCGGCTTAAATACCGGAGTATTCTGAAAGATTCTCTCGATGAAATATTCTCGGTACCCTACTCCAACATGATAGATTGCATCGAAGCAAAACTGTTCGGGATCGGTGCCGAAAGCTATACTGTAGGATCATACGATTTTTATTTGGGATACGGGGTAAAAAACAATAAAAGAGTCACTCTCGATACAGGACATTTTCACCTGACTGAAAGCGTAGCCGATAAAATTTCTTCTTTGTTATTGTTTACTCCCGGTATCATGTTGCATGTAAGCCGTCCGATACGCTGGGATTCTGATCATGTAACCATCGTAAATGACGATACACTCGATCTGGCCCGCGAAATCATCCGTTGCGACGCATTGGACAAAGTAAACATCGGTCTCGATTATTTCGACGGTTCTATCAACCGCATCGGAGCTTATGTCATCGGCTCACGCGCTACCCAAAAATGTTTATTGCAGGCGTTGCTCGAACCGCTGGAACAATTGAGGGAATACGAAGCCGATCACCGGTATTTCGAACGGCTGGCACTACTCGAAGAGGCCAAGTCATTACCCTGGAATGCCGTATGGGATTATTTCTGCCTGATAAACAATGTACCCGTCGGAGAAGAATATATTGCGGAAGTGTGCAAATACGAAGAGGAAGTAACCGGTAAACGACGATAA
- a CDS encoding RNA recognition motif domain-containing protein, translating to MNIYIGNLNYSVRESDLQQVMEDYGTVISTRLIMDRMTNRSKGFAFVEMENDDEAHNAIKELNGAEYAGRQMVVKEATPRP from the coding sequence ATGAATATTTACATTGGAAACCTGAACTACAGTGTTCGGGAAAGTGATTTGCAACAAGTTATGGAAGATTACGGTACTGTAATTTCAACCCGTCTGATCATGGATCGTATGACAAACCGTTCTAAAGGTTTTGCCTTCGTGGAAATGGAAAATGACGATGAAGCCCACAATGCTATCAAAGAACTCAACGGCGCAGAATATGCCGGACGTCAGATGGTAGTTAAAGAAGCGACTCCCAGACCTTAA
- a CDS encoding PhoH family protein: MIERIIILDNIDPVVFYGINNSNMQLIKNLFPKLRLAARGHVIKVIGDENETAVFEQKIKELEKYCAEYNILNEEVIIDIIKGDTPTEIKQENLIIHGVNGKSIVSRNENQQKLVNAFRDNDLVFALGPAGSGKTYVAIALAVKALKNKEVKKIILSRPAVEAGEKLGFLPGDMKEKIDPYLQPLYDALQDMIPSAKLKEYMEGNVIQIAPLAFMRGRTLNDAVIILDEAQNTTPHQIKMFMTRLGTNAKMIITGDMTQIDLPTSQVSGLVQAIHILKGVQGIGKIEFSKKDIVRHKLVQHIVEAYERFDEKQKEIRRNKTDKDSRTKTEQDSSDK; the protein is encoded by the coding sequence ATGATTGAAAGAATAATAATTTTAGACAATATCGACCCGGTTGTATTTTACGGAATAAATAATTCCAATATGCAACTCATCAAAAACTTATTTCCCAAACTTCGTCTCGCCGCACGAGGTCACGTCATTAAAGTCATCGGTGATGAAAACGAAACCGCCGTATTCGAACAAAAGATCAAAGAACTCGAGAAATACTGCGCCGAATACAATATTCTCAATGAAGAAGTCATTATCGATATTATAAAAGGAGATACCCCTACAGAGATTAAACAAGAAAACCTCATTATACACGGAGTTAACGGAAAATCTATCGTTAGCCGCAACGAAAATCAACAGAAACTCGTAAATGCATTCCGGGATAACGATCTTGTTTTTGCACTGGGGCCCGCAGGATCGGGCAAAACATATGTCGCCATCGCTTTAGCGGTAAAAGCACTGAAAAACAAAGAGGTAAAAAAAATCATATTAAGCCGGCCGGCGGTAGAAGCCGGAGAAAAACTGGGATTTCTTCCCGGAGATATGAAAGAAAAAATAGACCCTTACCTACAACCGTTGTACGACGCATTACAGGATATGATTCCTTCGGCTAAACTGAAAGAATATATGGAAGGAAATGTAATACAGATCGCCCCGTTGGCCTTTATGAGAGGGCGTACACTTAACGATGCCGTAATCATCCTCGATGAAGCGCAAAATACCACACCCCACCAGATAAAAATGTTTATGACCCGACTGGGAACGAACGCTAAAATGATCATTACCGGAGACATGACCCAAATCGATCTTCCCACATCTCAGGTTTCGGGATTGGTACAGGCCATTCACATTCTGAAAGGAGTACAGGGCATCGGTAAAATAGAGTTCAGCAAAAAAGATATCGTACGCCATAAACTCGTACAGCATATTGTAGAAGCTTATGAACGTTTCGACGAAAAACAAAAGGAAATACGCCGGAACAAAACAGACAAAGACTCTCGCACAAAGACAGAACAAGACAGTAGCGATAAGTAG